In Trifolium pratense cultivar HEN17-A07 linkage group LG7, ARS_RC_1.1, whole genome shotgun sequence, a genomic segment contains:
- the LOC123895850 gene encoding uncharacterized protein LOC123895850 — translation MFFKASDHEALAMKNILATYEEASGQSINLQKSEFYCSRNVAASVKDSVASILGVQQVLGTGKYLGLPSMVGRSRKSTFKFIKDRIWKKITSWSSKCLSQTGREILIKSVLQSIPSYVMSIFLIPSSLCDEIEKMMNSFWWGHNKEQSKGIHWLSWDRLSMPKNVGGLGFKSISAFNYAMLGKQAWKFMTSSGSLITRLFKARYFPRSDFLQSSIGHNPSYVWRSIWSAKFIVCDGHKWSIGSGHNISIWDQQWLVNGAVISKPPNLVEELHQLDVSDLFGDDGKHWDVNLVNSLFDASVADMVLRTPLFNSVNHDKIIWRHEKDRTYSVKSAYRQCVENILDTTIFKFLATGVFFGNLESLLKLKISFGVCVEIVFQLELALTKRVLIALICVWNSIQIWQRCGLWHQVQHSLNTTTSVSGCVLELAQHMAADHFSLFSVLLWSWNQAQEMKQKQSRIQPTIAGTRWSKPSIGRYKCNIDASFSTILNKVGIGVCVRDDQGSFVLAKTEWFSPIMNVDIGETLGLLHAMKWIQDLQLEHVDFELYSQIVVTKFHSKNRDESELGDIIKDCRTMFNTHFRNSRVEYIRRQANEVAHVLAREATSLASFHIFIDVPLCIVILL, via the exons atgttttttaaagcATCTGACCATGAGGCGTTGGCTATGAAGAACATTCTTGCTACATATGAAGAGGCCTCCGGTCAATCCATCAATTTGCAAAAATCAGAATTCTATTGTAGCCGTAATGTTGCTGCTTCTGTTAAAGACTCTGTTGCATCCATCTTAGGAGTGCAACAAGTATTAGGAACTGGTAAATATCTTGGGCTCCCGTCGATGGTGGGTAGGAGTAGAAAATCCACTTTCAAGTTTATCAAAGACAGGATTTGGAAAAAAATAACTTCTTGGAGCAGTAAATGTTTATCTCAAACAGGCAGAGAGATTTTAATCAAATCGGTCCTACAATCAATCCCGTCCTATGTTATGAGCATATTTCTAATTCCATCCTCCCTTTGTGATGAGATTGAGAAGATGATGAACTCGTTTTGGTGGGGACATAACAAGGAGCAGTCTAAAGGTATTCATTGGCTATCTTGGGATCGTTTGTCAATGCCCAAGAATGTGGGTGGCTTGGGGTTTAAAAGCATTAGTGCTTTTAATTATGCAATGCTTGGAAAACAAGCCTGGAAATTCATGACTAGTTCAGGTAGTTTAATCACTCGTCTTTTCAAAGCTAGATACTTTCCTAGAAGTGATTTTCTTCAGTCTAGCATTGGTCACAACCCAAGTTATGTTTGGCGAAGTATTTGGAGTGCAAAGTTCATTGTTTGTGATGGTCACAAGTGGAGCATTGGGTCAGGTCACAATATTTCTATATGGGACCAACAATGGCTTGTTAATGGTGCTGTGATTTCTAAGCCACCGAACTTGGTAGAGGAACTTCACCAGCTGGATGTTTCAGATTTGTTTGGTGATGATGGTAAGCATTGGGATGTTAATTTAGTGAATTCCTTGTTTGATGCCTCAGTTGCAGATATGGTGTTGAGAACCCCTCTTTTCAATTCAGTTAATCATGATAAGATAATTTGGAGACATGAAAAGGATAGAACATATTCCGTCAAGAGTGCTTATCGACAATGCGTTGAGAATATCCTTGATACAACTATCTTCAAGTTTCTGGCAACTGGAGTTTTCTTTGGAAATCTAGAATCCCtcctaaaattaaaaatttcatttggCGTCTGTGTAGAAATTGTGTTCCAACTAGAGCTCGCCTTAACCAAAAGGGTGTTAATTGCTCTGATATGTGTGTG GAATAGCATTCAAATTTGGCAGAGGTGTGGGTTGTGGCATCAAGTTCAACATTCCTTAAACACTACTACAAGTGTATCAGGATGTGTGCTTGAACTAGCACAACATATGGCAGCAGACCACTTTTCACTCTTCTCAGTTTTGCTTTGGA GTTGGAACCAAGCACAAGAAATGAAACAAAAGCAAAGTAGAATTCAACCAACTATAGCGGGTACTAGGTGGTCCAAACCATCTATTGGAAGGTACAAATGTAATATAGATGCATCCTTCTCCACTATTCTCAACAAAGTGGGTATAGGAGTATGCGTTAGAGATGATCAAGGAAGTTTTGTACTTGCTAAGACAGAATGGTTCTCTCCAATTATGAATGTGGACATTGGTGAGACATTGGGATTGTTGCATGCCATGAAATGGATTCAAGATTTACAACTGGAGCATGTGGATTTCGAGCTTTACTCACAAATTGTTGTAACTAAATTTCATAGTAAGAATAGAGATGAGTCTGAGCTTGGTGATATTATTAAGGACTGTAGGACCATGTTTAACACACATTTTAGAAACTCTCGGGTTGAGTATATTAGGAGACAAGCCAATGAGGTCGCTCATGTATTAGCAAGAGAGGCCACATCCTTAGCTAGTTTCCACATTTTCATTGATGTTCCCCTTTGTATTGtgatattattatga
- the LOC123897004 gene encoding uncharacterized protein LOC123897004 produces MTEVSYFEETSSYHTDVICDNKIESAELSLTAEENFKRKYNMFKNIFSRKNILKFGIMTGEEAIPIDSTHGNIVISTIDTTQLKERIKTFSENERSKIGYIHISTIQILIKSTFMKGINSPLEIALKDSRILDTDQATIAKGNCNLKYGKIKFDINLQIGLSLKDKDLDRSIVFHYKMKNKNFMKKGNHPFTIYYRINYALSNSHHSIEFKGKDTIHIDELFAPIVTLKSPIFRSLARNSCSLIEADRDLFEETEDKSLFRSKSLRITPPKKDFYISEQKELSKLHSSIEGLSLQVQNLDRKI; encoded by the coding sequence ATGACTGAAGTATCATATTTCGAAGAAACATCTAGCTATCACACAGATGTTATCTGtgataataaaatagaaagtgCAGAATTATCTTTAACTGCAgaagaaaatttcaaaagaaaatataacatgttcaaaaatattttctcaagaAAAAATATTCTGAAATTTGGAATAATGACAGGAGAAGAAGCAATTCCCATTGATTCTACTCATGGAAATATAGTTATATCTACTATAGATACAACTCAActtaaagaaagaattaaaactTTTTCAGAAAATGAAAGATCTAAAATTGGTTATATTCATATATCGaccattcaaattttaattaaaagtacTTTTATGAAAGGTATTAATTCACCTCTAGAAATAGCTTTAAAAGACTCTAGAATTCTAGACACAGATCAAGCAACAATTGCAAAAGGAAATTGCAATCTAAAATATGgtaaaatcaaatttgatataaatttaCAAATTGGTTTATCCCTAAAAGATAAAGATCTTGATAGATCTATAGTTTttcattataaaatgaaaaacaaaaattttatgaaaaaaggtAATCACCCCTTTACCATCTACTATAGAATTAACTATGCTTTGAGTAATTCACATCATAGTATAGAATTCAAAGGAAAAGACACAATTCATATTGACGAATTGTTTGCACCTATAGTAACTCTAAAATCACCTATATTCAGAAGCCTAGCAAGGAATAGTTGTTCTTTGATAGAAGCTGACAGAGATCTGTTTGAGGAAACAGAAGACAAATCGTTATTTAGAAGCAAAAGCCTTAGAATAACACCACCCAAAAAAGATTTTTATATCTCAGAACAAAAAGAACTAAGTAAGCTACATAGTTCAATAGAAGGACTATCCTTACAAGTCCAAAATTTAGATAGAAAAATCTAA
- the LOC123897005 gene encoding calcium-binding protein CML38-like: MMKNAGFEHVLRYFDEDGDRKVSPTELRHKLRVMGEELLLKEVEMAIEAMDSDGDGYLSLEDLICLMEEGGEEQKLKDLREAFEMYDSENCGFITPKSLKRMLKKMGESKSIDECKAMIKHFDLNGDGLLSFDEFTIMMQ, from the coding sequence ATGATGAAGAATGCGGGATTCGAGCATGTTCTTAGATATTTTGATGAAGATGGTGATAGAAAGGTTTCACCAACAGAGCTAAGACATAAGCTAAGAGTAATGGGAGAAGAGCTTTTGTTGAAAGAAGTTGAAATGGCTATTGAAGCAATGGATTCAGATGGTGATGGTTATTTGAGTTTGGAGGATTTGATTTGTTTGATGGAGGAAGGTGGAGAGGAACAAAAGTTGAAGGATTTGAGAGAAGCATTTGAGATGTATGATAGTGAAAATTGTGGTTTTATAACTCCAAAGAGTTTGAAGAGGATGCTTAAGAAGATGGGGGAATCTAAGTCAATTGATGAATGTAAAGCTATGATTAAGCATTTTGATTTGAATGGTGATGGTTTGCTTAGCTTTGATGAATTCACAATAATGATGCAGTGA